The genomic stretch CCGGCCAAGAAATAACGTTCAGCTACACTTTAGATATCTCTCGTAAATAACTGCGGCCCAGCAACTTGGGCCGCGTATGCTTGACTCAACCTGAAAGGACACTTATGGCACGCACCCCCGGACTTTACGCCACCTTCGACACCAATCAAGGCCAGATCGTTTGCCGGCTTTTCGAACAGGAAGCCCCCAAAACCGTGAAGAACTTCGTCGATCTGGCGGAAGGAAAACGCGAATGGACGCATCCCGCGACGAAGAAGAAATCTTCGGACCCGCTTTATAACGGAACCATCTTCCACCGCGTTATACCGCAATTCATGATCCAGGGCGGCGATCCGATGGGCACAGGATTTGGCGGCCCCGGTTACCAGTTCGAAGACGAGACGAAAGGCTCTCCGCACAAGTTCGACAAAGCCGGAAAGCTGGCGATGGCGAATTCAGGTCCGAACACCAACGGCTCGCAGTTCTTCATCACCGTCGCCCCGACGCCGTGGCTGACAGGTAATCACACCATCTTCGGTGAAGTGATTGAAGGTCAGGACGTGGCCGACAAGATTTCGAACGCTCCTCGTAACCGCCAGGACCGTCCGAATAGCGACGTGACCATTACGGCCATTAAGATCGAACGCGTTTAGGAAATCTTAAGCAAAACAAAAGCCCGGCTCTCGAAAAGCCGGGCTTTGTCACGTAAGAATCAGTAACTACACGCCGATAACGGCAACCAGTTCCTTCACTGCGCCGGCGCTGCGCTGCAGTTGGGATTGCTCGTCGGCAGTGAGCTTGATCTCGATGATCTGCTCCACGCCCTTGGCTCCGAGCTTCACCGGAACGCCGACGAAGAGGCCGTCGATTCCGTACTCGCCCTGGAGATACACCGCGCAAGGCAGGATCTTCTTCTTGTCCTTCAGGATGGCTTCCACCATCTCGGTGAACGCCGAAGAGGGCGCGTAATACGCGCTGCCCGTCTTAAGGTACTTCACGATTTCGGCGCCGCCGTCGCGGGTGCGCTGAATGAGCGACTCCAGCCGCTTCGGTTCGATCAGCTCCGTGATGGGGATTCCGGCAACGGTCGAGTAACGGGCCAGAGGAACCATGGTGTCGCCGTGTCCGCCGAGCACGAAAGCGGTCACGTTCTCCACGCTGACTTTCAATTCCTCCGCGATAAACGTGCGGAAGCGGGCGGAATCGAGCACACCGGCCATGCCGATGACGCGCTCGCGCGGCAGACCGCTCAGTTTGTAGGCTGCCTGCGCCATTGCGTCGAGCGGGTTCGACACAATGATCAGGATGCAATTTGGCGAGTACTTCATCACCTTGGCCACGACGTCCGACATGATCCTGTGGTTGGTGTTGAGCAGGTCGTCGCGGCTCATGCCGGGTTTACGCGGGATTCCGGCGGTAATCACAACGATGTCGGAGTTTGCCGTATCGGCGTAATCGTTGGTGCCAATCACGTGGCAATCGCGTTTTTCGATCGGCATGGCTTCGAGCAAATCGAGCGCCTTGCCCTGTGGCACGCCTTCCAGGATGTCAATCAGTACAACGTCGGCTAGTTCCTTGCTGGCAATCCAGTGTGCGCCGGTTGCGCCTACATTACCGGAGCCGACAACAGTCACCTTTTTCCGCATGACACGCATTCCTTTCGATGTATAGCTGTCCGGCTAACGAGGGTCGTGCCGGCTGGAAGAGAACTCATTATTATATCGTGACACGCAAAAGCGACACGATCTCAATCGATCTACTGCGAGAGGCGCGGCTTGTGGTCAGACTAAATCCACAAGCCGCAACCACCCCCGCAAGGATCCGTTAGCGAACAGCAGCGATGCTCGCGTCCATGTACTTGATCACGTAGTCGCCGAATTCGCTGGTCTTTACCTTGGTCGCGCCCTCCATCATGCGATGGAAGTCGTAGGTCACCTTCGTGTTTTCGATGGCCTTGATGATTCCCTGCTCAACCAGCTTCGCGGCTTCTTTCCAGCCGAGGAAGTCGAGCATCATCACGCCGGAAAGCATGACCGAACCCGGATTGATGACATCGAGGTCGGCGTACTTCGGCGCCGTACCGTGGGTGGCTTCAAAAACAGCGTAGCCATCGCCGATATTCGCGCCTGGCGCGATACCCAGTCCGCCAACCTGTGCCGCGCAGGCGTCGGAAATGTAGTCGCCGTTCAGGTTCGGAGTCGCCAGCACGCTGTACTCCTCCGGACGCGTAACCACCTGCTGGAAGATCGAGTCGGCGATGCGGTCGTTGATCATCAGCTTCGATTTCCACTGGCCGTTGCCGTGCGTCGCATAGAGTTTGTCGAGCACACTCTTTACTTCGGCTTCAACGGAGGCCCGGAATTCGGCAGGAGCGTATTCCATGCCGGGTTCAACCAGGTTGGCATTCTCGGCGACGGTGAGGTTGGGGTTCTTGTCTTTATTGTCGAGAATCCAGCTTTCGCGCTCGGTAACTACCTGATCGCGGAATTCTGCCGTGGCGAGTTCGTATCCCCACTCGCGGAATGCCCCTTCCGTGAATTTCTGGATGTTCCCTTTGTGAACCAGGGTGACGGACTTCAGCTTGTTCTCAAGCGCAAAGAGAATCGCTTTGCGAACCAGGCGCTTGGTTCCGGTGACCGAGATGGGCTTGATGCCGACGCCGGAGTCTTGACGGATGCGCTTCTTGGTGCCGGCCAACATGGTGTTATTCAGGAAGTCAATCAGCTTGGCTGCTTCTGGCGTTCCCTCCTTCCACTCGATTCCGGCATAAACGTCTTCGGTGTTCTCGCGGAAAATGACGATGTTGAGCTTGTCGGGGCGCTTCACGGGCGAGGGCGCACCGTACCACTTGACCGGACGGACACACGCATAGAGGTCCATGATCTGGCGCAAGGCAACGTTCAGGGAACGAATTCCGCCGCCGACCGGCGTGGTGAGGGGGCCTTTGATTCCAACGCGAAATTCCTTGAAGGCTTCGACGGTGTCGTCAGGAAGCCAATTGTCGAACTTTTGCTTCGCCTTC from Terriglobales bacterium encodes the following:
- the mdh gene encoding malate dehydrogenase is translated as MRKKVTVVGSGNVGATGAHWIASKELADVVLIDILEGVPQGKALDLLEAMPIEKRDCHVIGTNDYADTANSDIVVITAGIPRKPGMSRDDLLNTNHRIMSDVVAKVMKYSPNCILIIVSNPLDAMAQAAYKLSGLPRERVIGMAGVLDSARFRTFIAEELKVSVENVTAFVLGGHGDTMVPLARYSTVAGIPITELIEPKRLESLIQRTRDGGAEIVKYLKTGSAYYAPSSAFTEMVEAILKDKKKILPCAVYLQGEYGIDGLFVGVPVKLGAKGVEQIIEIKLTADEQSQLQRSAGAVKELVAVIGV
- a CDS encoding peptidylprolyl isomerase, with protein sequence MARTPGLYATFDTNQGQIVCRLFEQEAPKTVKNFVDLAEGKREWTHPATKKKSSDPLYNGTIFHRVIPQFMIQGGDPMGTGFGGPGYQFEDETKGSPHKFDKAGKLAMANSGPNTNGSQFFITVAPTPWLTGNHTIFGEVIEGQDVADKISNAPRNRQDRPNSDVTITAIKIERV
- a CDS encoding NADP-dependent isocitrate dehydrogenase, with protein sequence MPASYNGIAVPANGTKITYQNGSYNVPDNPIIPFIEGDGTGRDIWKASVRVFDAAVEKAYGGKRKIAWFEVFAGEKAKQKFDNWLPDDTVEAFKEFRVGIKGPLTTPVGGGIRSLNVALRQIMDLYACVRPVKWYGAPSPVKRPDKLNIVIFRENTEDVYAGIEWKEGTPEAAKLIDFLNNTMLAGTKKRIRQDSGVGIKPISVTGTKRLVRKAILFALENKLKSVTLVHKGNIQKFTEGAFREWGYELATAEFRDQVVTERESWILDNKDKNPNLTVAENANLVEPGMEYAPAEFRASVEAEVKSVLDKLYATHGNGQWKSKLMINDRIADSIFQQVVTRPEEYSVLATPNLNGDYISDACAAQVGGLGIAPGANIGDGYAVFEATHGTAPKYADLDVINPGSVMLSGVMMLDFLGWKEAAKLVEQGIIKAIENTKVTYDFHRMMEGATKVKTSEFGDYVIKYMDASIAAVR